A genomic region of Methanobacterium sp. SMA-27 contains the following coding sequences:
- a CDS encoding universal stress protein → MYKKILLPTDGSEYANKAAEHAIWIARASGAEIIALNVIETSSLVGLPAEDLIVRIKEMLKEEGRVALEHIFEMATKENLEEGDLKVTLKTKEGSPADVILKTIDKEDIDLVVMGTSGKHGLDRFLLGSVTEKVVRSAKCPVLAVHIE, encoded by the coding sequence ATGTATAAAAAAATACTTCTACCCACAGATGGTTCTGAGTACGCAAACAAAGCAGCTGAACATGCTATATGGATTGCTCGCGCAAGTGGTGCAGAAATTATTGCATTAAATGTTATAGAAACATCTTCACTAGTTGGATTACCTGCAGAAGATCTTATTGTGAGGATTAAGGAAATGCTGAAAGAAGAAGGCCGAGTTGCACTTGAACACATCTTTGAGATGGCCACTAAAGAAAATTTAGAGGAAGGAGATTTAAAAGTTACCCTAAAAACAAAAGAAGGTTCTCCTGCAGATGTGATACTTAAAACGATTGATAAAGAGGATATTGATCTAGTTGTTATGGGAACTTCTGGTAAGCATGGATTGGATAGATTTTTACTTGGAAGCGTAACAGAAAAGGTAGTTAGATCTGCAAAGTGTCCTGTTTTAGCTGTGCATATTGAATAA
- the rimI gene encoding ribosomal protein S18-alanine N-acetyltransferase, with protein sequence MIIREFKRPDVKRVLEIEMASFSDPYPANILVDIYNLGAGFLVAQENNRVVGYIIFWIKFEDEGHIISIAVDKSYRRMEVGSKLVETSLNIFKKYNVRKIKLEVRVGNKGARKFYSKMGFKEEKIVEDYYDDNEDAVIMSQTC encoded by the coding sequence ATGATAATAAGAGAATTTAAACGCCCAGACGTCAAAAGAGTCCTTGAAATTGAGATGGCGTCCTTCAGTGATCCCTATCCTGCTAATATTCTTGTAGATATTTACAACCTGGGTGCAGGATTTCTTGTTGCCCAGGAAAATAATAGGGTAGTAGGATATATTATATTTTGGATCAAGTTTGAAGATGAAGGTCATATAATATCCATTGCAGTTGATAAAAGTTACAGAAGAATGGAAGTTGGCTCCAAATTAGTTGAAACAAGTCTGAATATCTTTAAGAAATATAATGTGAGAAAGATCAAACTAGAGGTAAGAGTTGGAAACAAAGGGGCCAGAAAATTTTATAGTAAAATGGGATTTAAAGAAGAAAAAATTGTTGAAGATTATTATGATGACAATGAAGACGCAGTTATTATGAGCCAGACTTGTTGA
- a CDS encoding amidohydrolase family protein encodes MITIKNAHVLYGENMDICKANIIIEDNEIVEVSEKLLKGRIIDGKGCVAAPSLINSHVHIGDSVAKDLGDGYPIDQIVKPPNGIKHRILAETSSQNIIDAMKSTIDLMFQTGTTTFVDFREGGFKGIDLLKKATEGIPIRKIVLGRHESFYNSNNSSQLEKTVEMILKSCDGIGLSGFGEIDDEVAATITEICRKKSKLSSIHVAEYEELQMNSLELTGETEVERALKAGFDLLVHVTSPLNDDLKLISETGTHIVSCPRSNGSLGVGIPPLKEMLDLGINVSLGTDNLMFNSPNMFTEMEFALKITRAYYREYIPPVEVFKMATINPARALGLNIGTIEEGKLADIMLVSGLSGDPILSLINRTETQNINALIKEGNIVFER; translated from the coding sequence ATGATCACAATCAAAAATGCTCATGTTCTATACGGTGAGAACATGGACATATGTAAAGCAAACATAATAATTGAAGACAATGAAATTGTAGAAGTGTCTGAAAAGCTTTTAAAAGGTAGAATAATAGATGGAAAAGGCTGTGTTGCCGCACCATCCCTTATTAATTCCCATGTTCACATTGGTGACTCAGTTGCAAAGGATTTGGGAGATGGTTATCCCATAGACCAAATAGTAAAACCTCCAAACGGAATAAAACACCGTATACTCGCTGAAACATCTTCTCAAAATATTATCGATGCAATGAAAAGTACAATAGATTTAATGTTTCAAACAGGTACTACAACTTTTGTTGATTTCAGAGAAGGAGGATTTAAAGGTATTGATCTGCTAAAAAAAGCTACAGAAGGTATTCCCATAAGAAAAATAGTTCTGGGAAGACATGAATCTTTCTATAATTCCAATAATTCATCACAACTTGAAAAAACAGTAGAAATGATTCTTAAATCTTGTGATGGAATAGGTTTAAGTGGATTTGGTGAAATTGACGACGAAGTTGCAGCCACTATAACAGAAATTTGCAGAAAAAAATCCAAATTATCTTCCATACATGTTGCAGAGTACGAGGAACTTCAGATGAATTCACTGGAATTAACCGGTGAAACCGAAGTTGAAAGGGCCTTGAAGGCGGGTTTTGATCTACTTGTACATGTTACATCACCATTAAACGATGATCTTAAACTTATTAGTGAAACAGGAACTCATATTGTCTCATGCCCTAGATCCAACGGTTCTCTTGGAGTTGGGATTCCCCCTCTAAAAGAGATGCTAGATCTAGGAATAAATGTAAGTCTGGGAACCGACAACTTGATGTTCAACTCCCCTAATATGTTTACAGAGATGGAATTCGCACTTAAAATAACAAGGGCTTATTACAGAGAATATATTCCTCCAGTTGAGGTATTTAAGATGGCAACAATAAATCCTGCTAGAGCATTAGGACTTAATATTGGTACAATAGAAGAGGGTAAATTGGCAGATATAATGCTTGTAAGTGGATTGTCTGGAGATCCAATCCTTTCCCTAATAAATAGAACCGAAACCCAAAACATAAATGCTTTAATTAAAGAGGGTAATATTGTATTTGAAAGATAA
- a CDS encoding CBS domain-containing protein, with the protein MFVKEIMAEDIYFVHVPGNRTNALEIMREKKVSGLPVVKNGTNELVGVLTRTDLVENPDEEQIALIMTRNIVTASPDDDVKEVAAKMIENNIRRVPIVEEGQLIGLVTASDLINKALWKMDIQDPAENYMIQNIPTSWEGTPLNVAFEIMRYYKLKVLLGLNNDGKISGILTETDFIEESEVVSERTVHNTSVGTEGDKWSWDSKSVLYVIKNHLKFSDKTIKDVANTELVIVTTKTSVQECANKMRQRNIEQIPVIDVEGDLVGLVRAVDLIKAISD; encoded by the coding sequence ATGTTTGTAAAAGAGATAATGGCCGAAGATATATATTTTGTCCATGTACCAGGTAACCGTACCAACGCCCTGGAAATTATGAGAGAAAAAAAAGTATCAGGATTGCCTGTAGTAAAAAATGGAACTAATGAACTTGTTGGAGTTCTTACAAGAACGGATCTGGTTGAAAACCCAGATGAGGAACAAATAGCACTTATAATGACTAGAAATATCGTAACTGCATCTCCTGATGATGATGTAAAGGAGGTTGCAGCCAAGATGATAGAAAATAATATCAGAAGGGTTCCAATCGTAGAGGAAGGACAACTAATAGGTCTTGTAACTGCTTCAGATTTAATAAATAAAGCATTATGGAAAATGGATATCCAGGATCCGGCTGAAAACTATATGATCCAGAATATTCCAACCAGCTGGGAAGGAACACCATTGAATGTTGCATTTGAGATAATGAGATACTACAAACTTAAGGTGCTTCTTGGACTGAATAATGATGGTAAAATTTCAGGAATACTCACAGAAACTGATTTTATAGAGGAAAGTGAAGTTGTATCTGAGAGAACAGTGCACAACACTTCTGTAGGCACAGAAGGGGACAAATGGTCTTGGGACAGTAAGAGTGTACTTTATGTTATAAAAAATCATCTTAAATTTAGTGACAAAACAATTAAAGATGTTGCCAATACCGAGTTGGTTATTGTAACCACTAAAACCTCTGTACAAGAATGTGCAAATAAAATGAGACAACGGAATATAGAACAGATCCCTGTGATAGATGTTGAAGGAGATCTTGTTGGACTAGTGAGAGCTGTTGACTTAATTAAAGCTATAAGCGATTAA
- a CDS encoding UPF0146 family protein: MWKDFSNYIIANYRNASLIVEVGVGGFPLVAFTLQEYLNMDIIMTDIKPYHDQIVVDDITNPNINIYKNASLIYSIRPPEELQPYIKKVAVMVGADLIIKPLSTEFIKPDKGMKLINYKKAIFYQKCNNEMAE, translated from the coding sequence ATGTGGAAAGATTTTTCAAATTATATTATAGCAAACTATAGGAATGCTTCTTTAATAGTTGAAGTAGGTGTAGGAGGTTTTCCATTGGTTGCCTTTACACTGCAAGAATATCTTAACATGGATATAATCATGACAGATATTAAACCTTACCATGATCAAATTGTTGTTGATGATATAACCAACCCTAACATAAATATATATAAGAATGCATCACTGATCTATTCAATACGCCCACCTGAGGAACTTCAGCCATATATAAAAAAGGTTGCAGTAATGGTAGGTGCAGATCTAATTATAAAACCATTATCAACAGAATTTATAAAACCAGATAAAGGTATGAAACTTATCAATTACAAAAAAGCAATATTTTACCAGAAGTGTAATAATGAAATGGCAGAATAA
- the carB gene encoding carbamoyl-phosphate synthase large subunit, which produces MPRDKDIKKVLIIGSGPIQIGQAAEFDYSGSQACKSLMDEGIETILVNSNPATIQTDIDMADTVYVEPLTPEIVAKIIKKEKPDAILPTMGGQTGLNVATGLEKIGALEGIKVIGSTVQTIRNVEDRNLFGNFMMKLNEPIPHCRAVTTIDEAIEAVGKIGYPVIVRPAFTLGGTGGGVAHNEKELIEVATRGLDMSFINQVLIDESVIGWKEFEYEVMRDKNDTCIIVCNMENLDPMGIHTGESVVVAPSQTLSDVDNQRLRNASIKIIRALHIQGGCNIQFAFNSETGEYKVIEVNPRVSRSSALASKATGYPIAKISAKIAVGMTLDEIQNDITKETPASFEPSLDYVVAKIPRWPFDKFKAIKREIGVQMQSTGEVMAIGRTIEESLHKAIRSLDIGKYGFVDVEYTDSLLKNATDERIFHLYTALKSGRDIDDIHDITQIDRFFLYKIQSIVDFENYLRNLDADEILKPEILIKAKRMGFSDAILSDITGFPEKLIRDHRRKTGIVPTYKMVDTCAAEFEAKTPYYYGTYEGEDEVAVSDNKKVVIIGAGPIRIGQGIEFDYCCVHASKALKDEGIETIIINNNPETVSTDYDISNKLYFEPLTLEDVMNIMDKENPDGVVVQFGGQTSINLAVPLAEEGIQILGTAHESIDRVEDRERFTEVLNLLDIPQAEYGIAYSFEDARIVAERIGFPVLVRPSYVLGGRAMEIVYDDTELKKYMKEAVKISPEHPILVDKFLEDAIEIDVDALSDGETVFIGGIMEHIEEAGVHSGDSACVMPPQSISEDILKTIKEYTTRLALELDVIGLMNIQYAVKTDKVYIIEANPRASRTVPFVSKAVGVPLAKIAAKLMVGYKLKDLGLVDDIKIKHVAVKESIFPFIKLPAADSVLGPEMKSTGESMGIDENFGVSYYKALLSAGMELPKKGKLFISVRDSDKNSIRDIVEKAETLGFELVATSGTAEAVENQVKIDKIRKVSEGSPNIRDAVVNGEIDLIINTPSGKQSADDGYYIRRMAVELGIPYVTTLAGARAVLTAIEHVKEGEIGVKSLNEYHEQL; this is translated from the coding sequence ATGCCAAGGGACAAAGACATAAAAAAAGTTCTTATCATAGGTTCAGGACCCATACAAATTGGTCAAGCTGCTGAATTTGATTATTCTGGATCTCAAGCTTGTAAATCTCTCATGGATGAGGGAATTGAAACAATACTTGTGAACAGCAATCCAGCAACCATACAAACAGATATAGACATGGCAGATACAGTATATGTGGAGCCACTGACACCGGAAATAGTTGCAAAGATCATTAAAAAAGAAAAACCAGATGCTATACTACCCACCATGGGCGGACAAACTGGTTTGAACGTTGCAACAGGCCTTGAAAAGATAGGTGCGTTAGAAGGGATAAAAGTCATAGGATCAACAGTTCAAACCATAAGAAATGTTGAAGATCGTAACCTATTTGGAAATTTCATGATGAAACTTAATGAACCAATACCCCATTGTAGGGCAGTCACAACAATCGATGAAGCCATTGAAGCCGTGGGTAAAATAGGTTATCCAGTTATTGTTCGTCCAGCTTTCACATTAGGAGGAACAGGTGGGGGTGTTGCACACAACGAAAAAGAACTCATCGAGGTCGCTACAAGAGGTCTTGATATGAGTTTTATCAATCAAGTTCTCATTGATGAATCTGTGATCGGGTGGAAAGAATTTGAATATGAGGTAATGAGAGATAAAAATGATACTTGTATAATTGTTTGTAACATGGAAAACTTGGATCCCATGGGTATACATACAGGAGAGAGTGTAGTTGTTGCACCTTCACAAACACTTTCAGACGTTGATAATCAAAGATTAAGAAATGCATCTATTAAAATTATAAGAGCGTTACATATCCAAGGTGGCTGTAACATCCAATTTGCATTTAATTCTGAAACTGGAGAATATAAAGTTATTGAAGTCAATCCCCGGGTCAGTAGAAGCAGTGCATTGGCTTCAAAAGCAACAGGTTACCCCATAGCCAAGATTTCAGCCAAAATAGCTGTAGGAATGACCCTTGACGAAATACAAAACGACATCACCAAGGAAACACCGGCTTCATTCGAACCTTCACTTGATTATGTTGTTGCAAAGATTCCTAGATGGCCATTTGATAAGTTCAAAGCCATAAAAAGGGAAATAGGTGTGCAGATGCAATCCACTGGTGAGGTTATGGCCATTGGTAGAACAATAGAAGAATCTCTTCACAAGGCAATAAGATCCCTTGATATTGGAAAATATGGATTTGTAGATGTGGAATATACCGATTCTCTATTAAAAAATGCAACAGATGAAAGAATTTTTCATTTATATACCGCCCTTAAATCAGGGCGTGATATAGATGATATTCATGACATTACACAGATAGATCGGTTTTTCCTGTACAAAATACAGAGTATTGTTGATTTTGAAAATTATTTAAGGAATTTAGATGCAGATGAAATTCTCAAACCAGAAATTCTTATAAAAGCAAAAAGAATGGGATTCTCTGATGCAATATTATCCGATATAACCGGATTTCCTGAGAAATTAATAAGAGACCACAGAAGAAAAACTGGAATTGTTCCTACCTACAAAATGGTTGATACATGCGCAGCAGAGTTTGAAGCTAAAACACCATATTACTATGGAACCTACGAAGGCGAAGATGAAGTGGCAGTATCAGACAATAAAAAAGTTGTTATTATTGGAGCAGGACCCATAAGGATTGGTCAGGGAATAGAATTTGATTACTGTTGTGTTCATGCTTCAAAGGCATTGAAAGATGAAGGAATAGAAACCATTATTATAAATAATAATCCCGAAACAGTTAGTACGGATTACGACATCTCAAACAAACTTTACTTCGAGCCATTAACACTCGAAGATGTAATGAACATAATGGACAAAGAGAATCCAGATGGAGTTGTTGTTCAATTTGGAGGCCAAACTTCCATAAATTTGGCAGTTCCCCTTGCTGAAGAAGGAATTCAAATACTTGGAACTGCACATGAAAGCATTGATCGTGTAGAGGATCGCGAACGTTTTACTGAAGTTCTAAATTTACTTGATATTCCTCAAGCAGAATATGGTATTGCATACTCTTTTGAAGATGCCCGTATTGTAGCAGAAAGAATAGGGTTTCCTGTACTTGTAAGACCTTCCTACGTTCTTGGTGGAAGAGCTATGGAAATTGTTTACGACGACACAGAACTCAAAAAGTACATGAAAGAAGCTGTGAAAATTTCGCCAGAACATCCCATCCTTGTTGACAAATTCCTTGAAGATGCTATTGAAATCGATGTTGATGCACTTTCTGATGGAGAAACTGTCTTCATAGGAGGTATAATGGAACATATAGAAGAAGCAGGAGTTCATTCTGGAGATTCTGCATGCGTAATGCCTCCTCAAAGTATTTCGGAAGATATTCTTAAAACCATTAAAGAATACACAACCAGACTGGCACTTGAACTTGATGTTATTGGGCTCATGAATATCCAATATGCTGTTAAAACAGATAAAGTGTACATAATTGAAGCCAATCCACGAGCAAGTAGAACAGTTCCATTTGTAAGTAAAGCAGTGGGAGTACCACTTGCAAAAATAGCTGCCAAATTAATGGTTGGATACAAACTCAAAGACTTAGGCTTAGTTGATGATATCAAAATTAAACACGTTGCAGTCAAAGAATCAATATTCCCATTCATAAAGTTACCTGCAGCAGATTCTGTGCTTGGACCTGAAATGAAATCCACAGGAGAAAGCATGGGAATAGATGAAAATTTCGGTGTTTCCTACTACAAAGCCTTGCTCTCAGCGGGTATGGAATTACCTAAAAAAGGAAAATTATTCATCAGTGTTAGGGATTCTGATAAAAATAGCATAAGAGATATTGTTGAAAAGGCAGAAACTCTTGGATTTGAACTCGTTGCAACAAGCGGAACTGCTGAAGCTGTTGAAAACCAGGTTAAAATAGATAAAATTCGAAAAGTGAGCGAAGGTTCTCCAAATATTAGAGATGCTGTAGTCAATGGAGAAATAGACCTAATAATCAACACACCTTCAGGAAAGCAATCAGCTGATGATGGTTATTATATCCGAAGAATGGCCGTTGAACTGGGAATACCTTATGTAACAACTCTCGCAGGTGCACGTGCAGTACTAACCGCTATTGAACATGTTAAAGAAGGAGAAATTGGAGTCAAATCTCTTAACGAATATCATGAACAGCTCTAA
- the serS gene encoding serine--tRNA ligase — protein sequence MLNIKLFRENPDLIRESEKKRFRTTENVDKVIEFDSKWRNGLQRLNDLRAERNKLSHSFNEARKQGKDELKKLQIRAKEVSTEISQLEPMIAEFVSKRDEYRYKVGNIVDDNVPISETEDDNLIISEEGKIPNFNFKPSNHVDLIEGIDGAEFKRAAEISGSRFYYLKADMVYLNMALLKFAMDILSEKGFTPFQTPFFIKHDVIKETAELADFEETLYKVEDEDLFMIATSEQTLAALHRGEIIDERTLPRKYCGISSCFRREAGSHGRDTLGIFRVHQFEKIEQFVFSDEEQSKDIHEELLKNAEIIYKKLGIPYRIVSIVSSELNDNASKKYDLEGWFPGSGTYRELVSCTNCRDYQARKLNTRYGIQGDSESLKMCHTLNSTAIATERAICCILENYQQEDGSILIPEVLIPYMNGKTVIEI from the coding sequence ATGTTAAATATTAAACTTTTCAGAGAAAATCCTGATTTAATTCGTGAATCAGAAAAGAAGCGTTTTAGAACAACCGAAAACGTTGACAAAGTCATTGAATTTGATTCAAAATGGAGAAATGGACTACAAAGATTGAATGATCTTCGTGCAGAAAGGAATAAACTATCACATTCGTTTAATGAAGCACGAAAACAGGGCAAAGATGAATTAAAGAAACTTCAAATCAGGGCAAAGGAAGTTTCAACTGAAATTTCACAACTAGAACCAATGATCGCTGAATTTGTATCAAAAAGGGATGAATATCGTTACAAAGTGGGAAATATTGTTGACGATAATGTTCCAATATCAGAAACTGAAGATGATAATTTAATAATTTCTGAAGAAGGTAAAATTCCTAATTTTAATTTTAAACCATCCAACCATGTAGATCTGATTGAAGGAATTGATGGGGCAGAATTTAAACGAGCAGCAGAAATTTCAGGCTCCCGTTTCTATTATTTAAAGGCAGATATGGTCTACTTAAATATGGCATTACTTAAATTTGCCATGGATATACTGTCTGAAAAGGGTTTTACTCCATTTCAAACACCATTTTTTATTAAACATGATGTAATTAAAGAAACAGCAGAACTTGCAGATTTTGAGGAAACCCTTTACAAGGTCGAGGATGAAGACCTTTTCATGATAGCAACCTCTGAACAAACATTAGCTGCTCTTCATAGAGGGGAAATAATCGATGAAAGAACATTACCGCGTAAGTACTGCGGTATTTCATCCTGTTTTAGGAGAGAAGCTGGATCTCATGGTCGGGATACTTTAGGAATATTCAGGGTTCACCAGTTCGAAAAAATTGAACAGTTCGTTTTTTCCGATGAAGAACAATCTAAGGATATCCATGAGGAATTATTGAAAAATGCTGAAATTATCTATAAGAAGCTTGGAATTCCATACAGGATAGTTTCTATTGTTTCTTCAGAGTTAAATGATAATGCTTCAAAAAAATATGATCTTGAGGGCTGGTTTCCTGGTTCAGGTACTTACAGAGAACTAGTTTCATGCACCAACTGCAGAGATTATCAAGCTCGTAAATTAAACACCCGTTATGGAATTCAGGGAGATTCAGAATCTCTAAAAATGTGTCACACATTAAACAGTACAGCAATTGCAACAGAAAGAGCTATTTGCTGTATTCTAGAAAACTATCAACAAGAAGATGGATCTATACTTATTCCTGAAGTTTTGATCCCTTACATGAATGGTAAAACTGTTATTGAAATTTAA
- a CDS encoding response regulator, translating into MSDSKILVVEDEIIVAADLKNKLEKMGYTIIGTATTGHDAVKKSGETKPDLVLMDIMLKGEMDGIDAAQQIRDLYDIPIVYLTAYFDDETLERAKVTEPFGYILKPFEDMGIQSVIEMAIYKHQVEQRLKKQAKILKFSNEMLNEINEL; encoded by the coding sequence TTGTCCGATTCAAAGATTTTAGTTGTTGAAGATGAGATCATTGTGGCAGCTGATTTAAAAAATAAACTGGAAAAAATGGGTTACACCATAATTGGTACGGCAACTACTGGGCATGATGCTGTAAAAAAATCTGGAGAAACAAAACCAGATCTTGTTTTAATGGACATAATGCTGAAGGGTGAAATGGATGGAATTGATGCTGCCCAACAAATACGTGACTTATATGATATTCCCATTGTATATTTAACAGCTTATTTTGACGATGAAACATTGGAACGTGCCAAAGTAACAGAACCATTTGGCTATATCCTAAAACCATTCGAAGACATGGGAATACAAAGCGTTATAGAAATGGCAATTTATAAACACCAAGTAGAGCAGAGATTAAAAAAACAGGCTAAAATATTAAAATTCTCAAATGAAATGTTAAATGAAATAAATGAACTATAA
- the carA gene encoding glutamine-hydrolyzing carbamoyl-phosphate synthase small subunit, with the protein MLKEAKLALEDGTILKGEGFGFETIKTGEVVFATGMTGYVESLTDPSYKGQILMSTYPLQGNYGISRDWFQSDGIKAEGFIVREQNSHPSHRLSEESLSDFLGEYKIPGISGIDTRFLTLKIRRHGAMKGAISTQEIDDEELLKLAVEQENIENIDLVDKVSVKKPQILGEEYKHRAVVLDCGIKRNSINALLKRDIGVVVLPYKTSYKEILDYDPEAMLVSSGPGDPTRVTEAANTVKNLSEKLPIFGICLGQQIISLAFGAKIYKMKFGHRGINQPVKDLNTGKVNITSQNHGFTIDSDSCKDLPIKVTQINLNDGTAEGLEHEELPISSVQYHPEAGPGPHDSDHYFDNFLNILKKY; encoded by the coding sequence ATGCTAAAAGAGGCTAAATTAGCTTTAGAAGATGGAACAATACTTAAAGGAGAAGGATTTGGCTTTGAAACAATTAAAACGGGAGAAGTGGTTTTTGCAACTGGAATGACCGGATACGTTGAGTCACTTACAGACCCCTCTTACAAAGGGCAGATCCTAATGTCAACTTATCCATTACAAGGTAATTATGGAATATCTAGAGATTGGTTCCAGTCCGATGGGATAAAAGCAGAAGGATTTATAGTAAGGGAACAAAACAGCCATCCCTCCCACAGGCTCTCTGAAGAGAGTTTATCTGACTTTTTAGGTGAATATAAAATTCCAGGTATAAGCGGGATTGATACCAGGTTTCTTACACTTAAAATCAGACGTCATGGAGCCATGAAAGGAGCAATTTCAACACAGGAAATTGATGATGAAGAACTTTTGAAGCTAGCAGTTGAACAGGAAAATATCGAAAATATAGACCTTGTGGACAAAGTATCTGTTAAAAAACCTCAAATTTTGGGTGAAGAGTATAAACACAGAGCAGTGGTGCTTGACTGCGGTATAAAACGAAATAGTATAAACGCCCTCCTAAAAAGAGATATAGGTGTTGTTGTTCTACCTTACAAAACTAGTTATAAAGAAATTTTAGATTATGATCCAGAGGCTATGCTGGTTTCAAGTGGGCCTGGAGATCCAACAAGAGTTACAGAGGCAGCCAATACAGTTAAAAATTTATCTGAGAAACTTCCAATATTTGGAATCTGTCTTGGCCAGCAGATTATATCGTTAGCCTTCGGTGCAAAAATATATAAGATGAAATTCGGTCACAGGGGAATAAATCAACCAGTAAAAGATCTTAACACGGGTAAAGTTAATATAACCTCCCAAAACCATGGTTTCACAATTGATTCAGATTCGTGTAAAGATTTACCAATTAAAGTTACACAGATAAATCTTAACGATGGAACTGCTGAAGGACTTGAACATGAAGAACTTCCAATTTCTAGTGTACAGTACCATCCAGAAGCTGGCCCTGGACCTCATGACTCTGACCATTACTTCGACAATTTCCTCAATATATTAAAGAAATACTAA